A stretch of DNA from Streptomyces spiramyceticus:
ATACTTCTCCTCGCTGTCCCGCTGGCGGGCGGTGGGCGGGAAAATGGGCGCCTGAGTTACCGGCCATCCGAGGAGCGCCAACGAACTACGCCACCACGGGAATTCACGAGCCGACTCCCGCCTCCTTCAAGGAGATTGCGTCATGACTGAAAAACGACGACCTACCGCCCTTCTAGGTATGCGCGCCCTCTTCGCCGCGGTGATGCTCACCGCGGTGCCCACCGCGGCCCTGGCTGCGGGCACAGCCCCGGCGGTCGCCGCCTGCTCCGGCACCAACGGCCTCAACGGCGCCGACGGAACGCCCACCCACCCGGCCGGCTGGCCCGGTACCGACGGCGGCAACGGCGCCCCCGGCTGCGCCGGCGGGAAAGGCGGCGACGGCGGAGCCGGATGGGGCGGCGGAGCAGGCGGTGCCGGCGGCAACGGTGGGGTCGGCGGCGCGGGCACGACAGGCTTCGGCGGAGCCGGTGGCAACGGTGGCAACTCCGGCCCGGACGGCGGGGCCGGCGGTGCCGGGGGGATCGGAGGAGCCGGCGGGGCCGGGAGTTCCTCCGGCAGCGCCGGCGCCATGGGCGGCATCGGTGGACTCGGCGGTAACTCCACCGTCAGCACTGGCGGGGCCGGCGGTCACGGCGGGGCCGGAGGTGCGGCGACCGGCAGCAACAACAACGGCGGGGCCGGCGGAACAGGCGGCAACGGCGGCAACAGCGGCACCACTGGCACAGGCGGGGCCGGCGGAGCGGGCGGCAACGGCGGGGCGGCCACCGGCACCGGCATGATCGGACACTGCGGTCCTGGCGGCAACGGCGGGCTCGGCGGCATCGGCAACGGCGCACATGGCACCCCCGGCACCGGCAGCGGCACCTGCTGAAACAACCGACCCCAGCTCCACCCGGTACAGCAGCGTATCCCTCGTACGGGTGAGCCCACACCCGTACGGCTGCGGCCGTGAAGTCCCTTAGCGACTATGGGAGTTACCGAACTCGAGGAGCGTTCATGGGTGTGCCCATCGTTGGCGGTATGGTCGATAGCGTGATCGGCATCGTAAGTGGTGCAGGGGCCGGAATCGTGCCTCAGGTTCTGGCCCTCGTGCGTGGTCTGGGCGTGCCGGTGTGAGTGACTTGGGCATGCTGTGACGGCTCGACGTCATTGAGCGGGGTCCTACTCCGAATCTGGAGTGGGGCCTCGGCGTTTGAGCGGGCATGGGGGCCGTCCCGCCTCCGGGCACCTTGCCCCGGCGGTGACGCAACGCAGAGCATTGTGGAAAAGGTGTGGCTCCAGCCGAGCCCACTCCGCGACCGCAAAATCAACCTGCTCCACAGGGGACAGAACAATCCGCTACCGGACCCGTCACCCGATCCGTCGGACAGGCCCTAGTGACCTGAGTCAGAGATTCGTCGGCAGTAGGCGGCGACTTTGTCGAGGATCTCGTCGGCGGTCTTGGTCCAGATGAAGGGCCGTGGGTGGTTGTTCCGGTCGGCGAGCCAGGTACGGATGTCGCGTTCGAGGGCTTGGACGGAGCGGTGGACACCTCGCTTGAGTTTCTTCTGCGTGAGCTCGGCGAACCACCGCTCCACCAGGTTCAGCCAGGACGAACTGGTCGGCGTGAAGTGCAGATGGAAGCGTGGGTGTGCCAGTAACCACTGCTTGATGGCGGGTGTCTTGTGGGTGACGTAGTTGTCGAGGATGAGGTGCACGTCGAGGTCGGCGGGGACTTCCTTGTCGAGCTTGGCGAGGAACTTCTTGAACTCGACAGCCCGGTGCCTGCGGTGGAGAGAGCCGATCACTTTGCCGGTGGCGGCTTCCAGAGCGGCGAACAGGGTGGTGGTGCCGGAGCGTACGTAGTCGTGGCTCCGGCGTTCGGGAACCCTTGGCACCATCGGCAGGACGGGCTGGGACCGGTCCAGGGCCTGGATCTGCGACTTCTCGTCCACGCAGAGCACCAGGGCCTTCTCCGGCGGGTCGAGATACAGGCCCACCACATCACGGACCTTGTCGATGAACAACGGGTCCGTGGACAGCTTGAACGTCTGCGACCGGTGCGGGGCCAGGGCGAACGCCCGCCAGATCCGCGAGACCGCGGACTGCGACATGCCCGTGGCCGCCGCCATCGACCTGGTCGAACCAGTGTGTCGCGTTCTTCGGTTTCTCCTCCAGTGTTTTGACGATGACCCGCTCGACATCGGCGTCGGTGATCTTCCGTGGGACACCGGGCCTGGGTTCGTCGGACAGGCCGTCCAAGCCACGTTCGAGGAAACGCCGCCGCCAGGTGCGGACCGTGTCCGCAGTGACATGCAGCCGACGGGACACCTCCGTGATCGAGTGTCCCTCGGCGCACTCCAGCACGATCCGCGACCGCTGAGCCAAAGTCTGGGCCGTCGTACGACGACGCACCCAGCCCTCCAGCACAGCCCGTTGGGCATCGGTCACCGACAACGGCGGAATCTTCGGACCCGGACGACTCATACCCAACCAACAACAAATCTTCGACTCAGGTCACTAGAGCCTGTCCGGCGGGTCGTTGCGACAGTGGCTGCGCCAAGATGGTGCCCATGGCCAGCGAACCCCTGCAGATCCCGATCGATCAGCTTCGTCGCGCCTTTGATGTGGCACTTCGGCGTCGGTGGCGAGGGGCGCTAGCCGCGTCCCTCGCCACCCGATCAGACCACGTTCAGTCCGCCGAGGGCATGACCAGCGTCGCTCCTGGCAAGGAGGCGGGCAGCTCGTGTACCTGGGGAATCGCACCCGTACTTCTCCGTCAGAGCCCAACTGGCCGAGCACCGGCGCACTTCAGCGCGGCCGCCGAATGTCGGCGTACACGTGAACGCCCCGAGTGGGGCTCGTATCGAGCCACTGTCGTATGAGTTCCAACTGGCAACCCTGCTCGAAGAGCGGCTAACTCGCTCAGATCCCGTAGCGCTCGGGTTTGGGGGTCCGCGTCATCAGCATGGTGGCCGCTTGGGTGACCGTGACTGTGCCGTTGAGGACGGCCACGACGACTTCGGTGATGGGCATCTCTACACCGTGCCGACGCGCGAGGGTCAGGATCGAGGAGGACGACTTGACTCCCTCAGCGGTCTGGCTGGTAGCGGCGGTTGCCTCCGCTAGGGTCATTCCTTGGCCGAGGCGCTCACCCAAGGTGCGTTCTTCGCGCTCAGCATGTCTCAGGAGACATCGGGCCGCTCACAAGTCAGGCGCTGGACCTGGGAAGCGCTGTCGCTCGCGAAGCCCTAACGAGCTCGTGCATGGTTGGCTGTGACGCGTGGCTGGTCGTGTCTCGTCGCTGGTCAGGCTGTGGTGAGTGGCCGAATGGTGCTTTGCTGGTGGGAGGCGACGGCGGCCACGGCCTGGATGGTTTGAGGCAGATACTCGCGGCGGTTGTGGTGGCGGGCGAGTGACTTCCAGTTCTTCAGGTGAGCGATGCCGTGCTCGACGCGGATGCGTCGTGAGGAGTGCGCGTGTTTGGCCTGTGCGTGCATTTGCTCGTACCAAGGTGGCGGGTTCTTGCGGAACTTGCGGTGCGGCGGGGTGATGACCTGCCCGCCGGTCTGGGCCCCGAGCCCTTGGTAGCCGGCATCGGCCAGGATCTCGACCCACGGGCCGGTGTCGAGGAGATCGACGAGTCCGGAGGCACGGGCCTGCGTGATGTCGGGACAGCTGCCGGGACGGGTTTCCCCGCAGAAGGGCAGGCGTCCATCGGCGTCGGTCAGGACCATCGCTTTGACCGCGTTCTGCTTGCTCTTGCCCGAGATGAAGCGGCCCCGGTCCGGAGTCCCCTGGGCGGGGCGGCGGACCCGGATCTCGGTGGCGTCGAGGATCGCGGTCTTCCCGCTGATCTCGAGGTGGCCGATGACTTCGTCGAGGGTCCGCAGTCGCACCCCGGCCTCTACGGTGCAGCCCCGCTCGGCCAGCAGAAGACGGATCTCACCGATGGCCCGGGTGACGGTGGACCGGTCCACACCGAACCAGCAGGCCAGGACGTCATGAGTAGTGCCATGCCGCAGATGGACGAGGGTGATCAGCAGCCGGTCGACGAAGACCAGCTTGTGCCTGGCACCGGCACCGACCGCCCGCTTCCGGGCGCGACTGGCGAGCCTGGCCTGGTGACGCTCGTGCCACAACGGCTCGATCTCAGTAACGAGTTCCGCCACCACCGTCCGCCCCAGACCGGTGACCCGCTGATTCACTGCAACCGCAGCACGCGCCATCCCCACCACATGCCACACAACGATCAAGATCGCGACACGCTACGGCCAACCATGCACGAGCTCGTTAGGGAACATCACGCCTCAACAGCCGCCTGACACCGCTGGAGCAAACGCTTCGAGTCGCGAGTCCCCATCTCGCGTGGGCGACCTGCCGGGGCAGCGGCCGGTGTGGGGTTGCCCGTAAACCCCACACCGGGCTTCGCCCCAACACTCGCTTACGCCGCTGCGTACGACACCGACATATGCACCGTAGCCCCGGCGGCTGCGTGTTTCTTAAGGAAAGGGAAAATCGACGAGCCTTGCGTGATGTCCAAAGTCCACGCTGTCTCGGCATTACCGGCGAAAGCCTGCACTGTGGGCGCCAACGTAAGCTTTCCCTTGGCGAAGTCGATCACCGAGAACGTCGCAACCAAGGCATCGCCCATACCAATCTTCTTCAGCCAGTACGGGAACATTTCCGTCGTCACCTCTATGTGCAACTTCCGATCAGCATCAGAGACCGCGGACGCAAAGCCATGCCATGCGTTTCCAAAGTCGTAGTTCAGCGTGAACAGCTGCACGAGATTTTCTGGGTCGGACAGCACCTCGTCCGTGAGGTAAGCAAGGGCGGGCGCTGCCAACTGCCTCGCTGGCCGGCCCGTGTACCGGAGGTGGAGCACCACGTCAGAAATGGATTCGACATCGAATTGCGGAAGGTCGATCGGCAGCTTGAGCCGCCACGTGCTGATCGCTCCGGCACCCTCGAACGGCAGGTAGCGATCGTCCCGCAGATTGGTCTCGAACAGGCCGCTGTCGTTCTGTGCGGTGCTCGTGACAACTTGCTGGATCGCTCCGGTGAAGTCTCGGAACCGGGCGTCCTCGTCGGCGGCGTTGCGCGCATACTGTTCGCCCTCCTCGGGCGAGACACGCACGCTCGACCGCAGCAGTGACAATGCGCAGTGGATGCCCGCATACGGGCCGGTCACGGCAGGGATCGTGAGTGCCACCGTCTTGAGTCGCCGCAGGTAGACACCGGGGCAGTCCATGTCGAACAGCCATTCCGGCACCTCGACCTCGCACGACCCGGTCGCCTTGAGCCGCAACAGCGCGCGAGGGTCGAGCCGGGCCAGCGACACATGCTTGGTGAGCTCGAGTTCGCGCTTGTTCGCCTCAAGGTAGGCCATCTCGAGCCGCTTGAGGTCGAGGGCGAGCGCCTCGCCGGCGAGCAGGCCGCGCTTGCCGTCGTTCCAGTAGCCGAACTTGATGATGTCCTGGTCGTCGAACTCTCGCCGCATGACCTCGCGCCTCAGCGTGACCTCGGCCTTCTTCGCGACGTCGAACGCGAGCTTGTAGGCGTCGTAGAAGGTCTTCGACAGCTCGCCCTGCATCCACGTGTATAGGTCTTCGTTGGTGAACTTGGTGCGCAGGAACTCCTCCGCCGCGGCGGCCTGCTCGATCTGGACGAGATGGTGCTCGTACTCGCGCTTGGTGACCTGCTCGCGCAGCAGCGACGAGATGATCTGCCGCCCGTACTGTTCGAGCTCGCTGGTCGCCAGGTTCGCCTGGAGCACGTAGTCCTCGGCTCGCCGATAGTAGCCCGCCATCTTCGACGCCCGCTCTGCGGAGCCCTTGAACGCCTCCGAGATCATCTTCGCGCCCTCGGCTCCGTACTTCGCGGCCTTCGACAGCTGTGTCCCGCCGAAACCGGCGGCGCCACCGACGCCGAGCGGCGTCCCATGCACGTCAAACTGAGGGATGAGCGCGAGGATCGGCGCCGCGATGTTGAGCACCGTCGCGGCGGCCCCGAAGGTGTCCGACGTCGGCAGGAAGATGTTGAGCTCGGCGTTCTCGTTCTTGTTGAGCGGCAGGGTCTCTCCGAGCTTGCCGCCGACCAGGCTCACGACCTGCTCGCCGGCGAACTCCATGAGCCCGCCGACCGACGACTCCTTGCGGTACTCCTCGCGCGACAGGTCGCCTGCGTACGCCGTCACCAGCGCGTTGTACGCGGCGTCGAACGTGTCCTCCGTGAGGTCGTCGCGGATGAGGTCCACCGACTTCAACCCGTCGATGATCGCGTCCGACGTACCGAGGATCTTCTTGTAGTGCCGGTACCTCTCCCACACCGTCCCGCGACTCTCGAGCAACGCCGTCGTCGCCTCCTCGGCCTCCTTCCACTGCAGGAACCGCACGTCCCGCGTGAGGGTCTGGATGTTGAGCTCGTGCTGTTGTCGCAGGAGGCTCGCGTGCTCGAGCTCCCCCTTCTCGATCGCCTGCAGTAGCGCCCCGCCGAGCCCTTTGACCTCGGCGCACAGCTCCTGCGCCTTCTGCAGCAGCAGTGGCCCGCGGATCGACGACACCGGCTGGTTGAGGTTGTTTACGATGCTCGCCAGGTCGAGTCCTGCGGCCACCGCCTTGACGAGGGCGCCGGGATCGATCGGCGGGTCGAACAGTGCGAGCTGCCGCACGACGCCCTCGATGTTCATGCAGTGCCGGATCTTGAACAGCCGGTCCGCGACGACGTCCCAGTACGCGAGCAGCTGGTCGTTCTGGGGGATGCAGAAGTACAGCGTCCGTCCAATGCCAAACACCGCGCCGTCGGCCCCGCTCGCGCTCGCGTCGCCGCTCGCTGCGGCCGACGAGTTGAACGGGAACTGGTTCTCCAGCTCAATGAGCGCGTTGCCGAACTTGTCGATGCCTGCGGCCTTGAGCTGCGCGTACGTCTTGCTAACCGGCTTGTGCAGCTGCGGGATGCGCTGGGGCTTCGGCCCGAGCAGGTTCGCCGCCATGACGTAGATCTGCGTCGCCTCGTTGAGTGTCTCGACCGTGTCCTGCCGGAACAGGTGGTCGCCCCACGCGATGAGGTTGTCGAGGTACTTCATCACCACGCTGTACTGGTAGGCGAGGTACCGCCCGCGCGCGACGACGTGCGGCTGGAACGGCTTGTCCCGCCAAGCCTGGATAGCCTTCTCCGTGCGCCGCTTGAGCTCGCTGTCGCCGGTCTTCGACAGCTCGGTGAGGATCTCCGTGAGGAACTCCGGGTCCGTCTCCTCGCGGAACCGCAGGAACTTCCAGAACCGCTGCGGCGGGTCGATCGAAATGTCGGTGCTCGTCGGGTCGAACACGTGGTGGAACCAGCGCTGCGCTTCCTCGAACCGCTGGTTCTTCGACAGGTGGACCGCGATGAGCACGGGTGCGTGGAAGAACAGCTCCCAGTTGTAGATCGCGTACGGTCCGTCGTCGGAGACGTCGATGACGTCCTTCGGGAACGGGCCCGTGAACGCCGAGCCCGGCGTGTAGAACCCTGGCGCCAGCGTCGTCACCAGGGTCGACTGCCACTTCGCGTCGAACAGCGCCGGCAACCCGTCGGTGTTGAGCTTACGGATGAGCTCCTCGGTCCACGGATGGTAGTGCGGAGTCAGCCCGTACTGCACGCGGCGCCGCTGCCGGCCCTGGTGCACCCAGACGAGGTCACCGTACTTCGTCCGGAGCTCGGTGATCGTGTCGTGGAAGTTCGCCTTGTTCGCCATCGCCCTCACCTCACAGATTCCGCAGCTGCTGCTTCTTGACGGCGCCGCCGGCGTCGAACGTGGTCCCGCCGAACACGAACACCGTGTTGCCGGGGATCTGGAGCGCCCAGGTCGGGTCGAAGACGGGGTCGCCTGGCTTGGGGATCTTCGGCTTCACCGGTTCCTCGTACAGATGCGGCAGGTGGAGCATGCCGCCGTCGACGATGAGGTCGTCGTAGTAGCGGAACTTGCCCTCGTGGTACAGCTGCTCGTCCCCGGTCACGAAGAACACGCTCCGCTCGTCCGTGTAGAACAGCGGCATCTCCCACGGGTTGCTCACGCCGTGCTGCAGCGTCGGCCGGACCCGGAAGCCGTCGACCAGGTTTCCGGTCTTCGTCAGCACCGTCATCGCCACTGGGTCCTTCGGCTCCGACGGCTGCTGGACCCGCACCGTGAAGACCTTGTCCGGGTACGTCCACTGGTTCGCATCGACCTGCGGCAGCGGGGACCGGCCGAGCTCGAGCATCGACGCCTGGTCGCCGAGGTACACCCAGAACGGGTCCTCGCTCGACACGTGCGGCTGTGCGTTCGGGCTGGTGAACGTGAGGATGTAGTCGCCGATATATCCGCCCGCCCGGTAGCCCAGCCGGAACTCCAGGCGCTCCGACAGCGGGGGACCGCCCGGCGCCGACGTCGGCGTGTACACCGTGGTGACGCACCGGATGAGCCGCGGGTCGAACGAACTGAGCGACGACCAGGTGAGCGACGTTGAGGTCTCGGTGGACTTCGACGATTGCCACGTGCCGCGGTAGTACTCGCCCCGGTGCAGCGTCACGGTCGCGTCTACCCGGGCGGCGAGCGACCAGGCCTCGTCGGAGATGTCCTGCGGGGACTTCGCCGGGTCGCCTTGCGCCTGCACGAGCGTGGTCACCCAGAAGACGAACAGCCGCTTCTTCCACACCACCGGCACGACGACGTCGCCCTCGATATTGAGCCCGATCTTCTCCCACGGCGTCCAGTACCCGTACTCGTGCCGGCGGTACCAGTGCTCGCGGGTGCTGCCGAGCGTGCGCCCGATGACGTGCAGGATGTCGTCGTCGATCGTCCCCGGGGTCTTCTCCTCAAGGAACGCGCCGGCGATCTCCAGGTGCGCGACGTCATCGAGCTTGCGCAGGTAGTGCAGGTACGCGAGCTCCGCGAGGTCCTGCGTGATGTCGGCCTTGAGCAGCTCGCTCTCGAGGTCGCGGAAGAACGGCGATTTGCCGTCCCGCAGCTCCGGCTCCAGCCAGTTCTCCGGGTACAGGAACACCTTCCGGTTCGCCTCCCACACCCGGTACCGGCGCATCCACGTCCAGTGGTCGGCGTTGATCGACGACGGCGACACCGCCGGCTCGAGGTTGAGCAGGCAGCGCTGCACGAACAGCTGGACGGTCGACAGCGCGAGCCGGATCCGCGAGGTCTGCATGCACGCGTCCATCTGGACGTCGACGAGGAAGTACTCGTACAGCTGCTCGGGCGTCTCGATCTCGGGCGACGGAGTGTCGTGGTGAAGGATGTATGCGACCAGCGCGTCCCGTCGAGCGTTGCGCACCGCGTCGCTCACGCTCTGCATCGACTCCCGCCACGCTGCAAGGTCCATCCGCTCCTTGAGCGTCTCCCGCACACCCCGCACGAGGACGCCGTCGGGGTTGGGCACGGTCCACGCGACGAGGTCCGACGCCGGCTGCAGGGTCGTCGCGACGAGGTCGAGCGCGGCGGTCACCCGGCGCAGGTTCGCCAGGTCGCCGAGATCGTTCACCGTGAGACCGAACTCCGTGAGCACCGCGGTAAGGTCCGCCTCGGCCCACTCCATGACGCCGGCCACCACGAGCTTGCCTTGCGCGTCGGCCGCGTCCGGCTCGCGCAGGATGCCGAGGAACGTGTCGCCCTCCGGCTCGTGCTCCTTCTTCAGCCGGACGAACCACAGCACCCATGCGAGCCGCGCCCATTGCGCCACGACGTCGGGGACCGCGATCGTGCCGTCGACGGCGAGCCCGTTCCACAGCCCGGCGGTCACGGTCCGGACCGCGCCGAGGTCCGCGACCTCGCCCGCGGTGAGCCCGAGCGCCTTCGCGGCGAGCACCGTCTTCTGCACGCGCCGCATCGTGCGCTCGGCCTGCTCGTACGCGCCGGCGTCGTACACCCGGGACGCCGGGACCGCGGCCTTGGCCAGCGCGTTCGTGCGCCAGCGCAGCTCCGCCGACCGACCCGCGGGCAGGCCCGCGAGCGTGAGGGTGACCAGCGCGAGGTCGCCCGCGGTGAGGGCGATCGAGGTGACACTGCGCAGCTCGCCATCGGCGTCGGTCGGGGTCGTCGGGATGGCCGTCACGCCGTCGACGTCGAGGGTCACCGAGGTGCCCGCCGGGGCGGCAACGTAAAGCAGGAAGTCGGTGCTCGCGGGCGGGTCGAGCAGCAGCTCGTGGGTCCCGTTCGCGCCGAGCGCCGGCGGCGTTTCTAGCCCGGCGAAGTCGTCGAGGAAAATCGCGGTCGGGTCGCCGTCGGCGTGCAGCACGTCGGGGTCGGACGCGAGCGCGTCGAGCACCTCGACGTCGGCCTTCGTCACGGTCGCGAGCGCGGTGCGGAGGGCGGTGCCGCGCAGGGTCGCCCGCAGCTCCGGGAGGATGCCGACGACGATCGCCGCGGCCTGCGCCGCGGGATCCGTGAGCGTGATGAGGGTGTCGTACAGGGCCTTGAGCTCGGGGAACTCGTCGTCGAGGTCGTCGAGGTCGGCGTCGGCCGCGTCCTGGAGGTCCTGGAACGCGGTCGTGAGCGCGGCCTTGAACGCCGTGAGGTCGGCCGGCGCGGTGATCTCCTCGACGTCGGCGAGCGTGAGCGCCGCGATCGCGGTGTCGAGCGCGGTCCGGGTCGCGGCGGAGAGCAGGCCGGTCGAGGTCAGGGTGTTGTGGAACGGGTCGATCCGCACGCCCGGGGCGATCGCGGTGAGCGGTGCTGGCAGCACCTCCTCGGCGGTGACGAGCGGCACGGCGTACGTCGTGGTGCCCGCGACGAGCGCGAGGAACCGGTCAACAACCGCGGCGTCGTACACGAGGGCCATGCGGGCCGCCGCGGCACCGAGATCGGCCGTGGCCGCCGGCACCGCGAGCTCGGTGTCCACCGCGGTGAGCGCGTTCCGCAGGGCCGACAGGTCCCGCTCGACCTGCGTCGGCGTCGGCGTGAGCTTGCCGGTCGGGTCGGCGTGCCGCAGCAGGAAGTCGACGTCGGCGACCTTGAGCTTCGTACCCTTGAGCAGCGCGGCGGCGTCGACGAGCCGGAGGAGGGACGGGGCGGCGGAGCCCAGGTCGTCCGCGAACGGGTCGATGCCGGACAGCTCGAGCAGGGTGTCGAGGTCGGCCGTGCCGAGCTTGACCAGCGGCGCGAGCCGGTCCTGCCGGACCGTCGGGTCGAGTCCCGGCTCGAACAGCGCGAGCCACTGGTCCCGCTTCTTCGCGGACAGGTCGAGCTGGGAGGCCAGTCGGAGGAACCCGGCGAGGCGGTCCAACATGGCATCGAACGCGGCGTCGATCGTCTCGGTGGTGAGCGTCGCGGGGGCGACGCCGAGGAAGGCCACGATCACGGTGTCGGTCGCCGTGATGCTCCAGCCGAGCTTCTTCCACAACCGGATGAACCGCAGCAGCCGGTGGTGGTCGATCTCCGTGAGCTGGTTCGCCGTCATGTCCGGCAGCACGTGCCGGAGCTCGACCATGCCGAAGTCGCACGCGTGGCTGTCGTCGCCCGGCGGCGTCAGGTCCGTGAGCGTGATCGTGCCCATGATGAGATCCTGGTGCGCGTCGAGCCACGCGAGCACGTCGCCGCCGTACGGCGCCGGGTCGAGGTCGTCCGGGAGCAGGTCGGTGAACTCGCCGTCGCTCAGCGTGCCGTCGAACCGCTGCTGGATCTGCCCGATCGAGACCTTCAATGCCTCGAGCAGGGGCACCAGCACCGACCCCGGGTTGACGAACGTCGACCGCAGCAGGTCCGCGAGCTGGACGTACGTGACGTCGGTGCGCCGGCTGAACGTCTTCGCGTTGCCGACGATCGCGTTGAGCGCGGCGAGGGTCGTCGCGGCCGGCTCGCCGTAGAGCTCCGGCAGTGCGCGGAACCCGACGTCGGTGAGCAGCGACAGCTCTGCGGCGTTGAGGCCGAGCCACTCGCGCCGCGCGTCGGCGGGCGTGCCGAAAACGTCGAGCGCGGCCGGCAGGGAGGTGTCCCACACCTCGAACAGCGCGCGCAGGTGCGTGAGCGGGGCGTCAAACGGCAGCGGCGACGGGTACACCGCGGCCTTCGTCGTGTCGTACGCGGTGTCAACGACGAAGTCCGGATCGGCGAGCAGGTCAGCCGTCGCGGCGTCGGGCCGGGTGTCGTGGCCCTCGTAGCCGACGAGGGTGCCGTTGACGACCCAGTGCTCGAGGATCTCGAGGACGAGGTCGACGTAGGGCAGCGCGGTGTTGGTGTTCTCGCAGGACAGGCCGAGGTGCTGCAGGTCCGGGCGGCGGGCGAGTAGCACGTCGAGCGGGTTGTCGAGCGTGTGCGGCTCGTCCGCGACGTCGACGAACTCGAGCA
This window harbors:
- a CDS encoding NAD(P)H-dependent glycerol-3-phosphate dehydrogenase, yielding MGERLGQGMTLAEATAATSQTAEGVKSSSSILTLARRHGVEMPITEVVVAVLNGTVTVTQAATMLMTRTPKPERYGI
- a CDS encoding neuraminidase-like domain-containing protein — protein: MANFIKGRVIDERSRRPVPGLTVEAVTMRASESLGIVQTNANGVFGLAVNPHRFRVLVTNGEEVGFRITGPNGEEYTVGGGLWSGREPEEVVSVVVRPPRAEPTMGDGVFSVQGVATDAAGVAAVGLEVEAWDQAVAGKRLLGTAATGTDGRYVVTYEAAALSGKPAADLLVRVVIAGRDTPVVAESDTLFQAPRHATVDLVVERADVPAAPEYVRLLAHVKPLLGDWHFGDVDAGGVSYLAGRGAWDARGVAMAARAEQLSAQTQIPASHYYALMRAGLPGDLDQIYRLDDNTVREALQRAAQGGVISADDDIERTLRLYREAALESLRNFRPEGRVSSLGDMLSVRLDADQQGTFLATYRSTHSDPDALWSSLANCGFDERTIGALQTDAVLGEITRQNAPVAGRLVERIGLGDAAELADHGFYRAAAWRDVVGDDVPEGLTVEQYTSGLAAQVATRFPAGVTADLVRSNAVAVAPEAKDEVAAFFAQRSANTSLGVAPVRTWEGFADLSTGAREGALKVERMFQISPSNDAMVTLSSVGIDSALQVMRYSPTGFVTAFGDKFPSTMEARLTYAKAQQVHTTALTIATQYLAYRGAPNVYSITGRLTRQASEPDPEIVASATLEDLFGSMDYCSCGHCRSALSPAAYLVELLEFVDVADEPHTLDNPLDVLLARRPDLQHLGLSCENTNTALPYVDLVLEILEHWVVNGTLVGYEGHDTRPDAATADLLADPDFVVDTAYDTTKAAVYPSPLPFDAPLTHLRALFEVWDTSLPAALDVFGTPADARREWLGLNAAELSLLTDVGFRALPELYGEPAATTLAALNAIVGNAKTFSRRTDVTYVQLADLLRSTFVNPGSVLVPLLEALKVSIGQIQQRFDGTLSDGEFTDLLPDDLDPAPYGGDVLAWLDAHQDLIMGTITLTDLTPPGDDSHACDFGMVELRHVLPDMTANQLTEIDHHRLLRFIRLWKKLGWSITATDTVIVAFLGVAPATLTTETIDAAFDAMLDRLAGFLRLASQLDLSAKKRDQWLALFEPGLDPTVRQDRLAPLVKLGTADLDTLLELSGIDPFADDLGSAAPSLLRLVDAAALLKGTKLKVADVDFLLRHADPTGKLTPTPTQVERDLSALRNALTAVDTELAVPAATADLGAAAARMALVYDAAVVDRFLALVAGTTTYAVPLVTAEEVLPAPLTAIAPGVRIDPFHNTLTSTGLLSAATRTALDTAIAALTLADVEEITAPADLTAFKAALTTAFQDLQDAADADLDDLDDEFPELKALYDTLITLTDPAAQAAAIVVGILPELRATLRGTALRTALATVTKADVEVLDALASDPDVLHADGDPTAIFLDDFAGLETPPALGANGTHELLLDPPASTDFLLYVAAPAGTSVTLDVDGVTAIPTTPTDADGELRSVTSIALTAGDLALVTLTLAGLPAGRSAELRWRTNALAKAAVPASRVYDAGAYEQAERTMRRVQKTVLAAKALGLTAGEVADLGAVRTVTAGLWNGLAVDGTIAVPDVVAQWARLAWVLWFVRLKKEHEPEGDTFLGILREPDAADAQGKLVVAGVMEWAEADLTAVLTEFGLTVNDLGDLANLRRVTAALDLVATTLQPASDLVAWTVPNPDGVLVRGVRETLKERMDLAAWRESMQSVSDAVRNARRDALVAYILHHDTPSPEIETPEQLYEYFLVDVQMDACMQTSRIRLALSTVQLFVQRCLLNLEPAVSPSSINADHWTWMRRYRVWEANRKVFLYPENWLEPELRDGKSPFFRDLESELLKADITQDLAELAYLHYLRKLDDVAHLEIAGAFLEEKTPGTIDDDILHVIGRTLGSTREHWYRRHEYGYWTPWEKIGLNIEGDVVVPVVWKKRLFVFWVTTLVQAQGDPAKSPQDISDEAWSLAARVDATVTLHRGEYYRGTWQSSKSTETSTSLTWSSLSSFDPRLIRCVTTVYTPTSAPGGPPLSERLEFRLGYRAGGYIGDYILTFTSPNAQPHVSSEDPFWVYLGDQASMLELGRSPLPQVDANQWTYPDKVFTVRVQQPSEPKDPVAMTVLTKTGNLVDGFRVRPTLQHGVSNPWEMPLFYTDERSVFFVTGDEQLYHEGKFRYYDDLIVDGGMLHLPHLYEEPVKPKIPKPGDPVFDPTWALQIPGNTVFVFGGTTFDAGGAVKKQQLRNL
- a CDS encoding transposase, which produces MWHVVGMARAAVAVNQRVTGLGRTVVAELVTEIEPLWHERHQARLASRARKRAVGAGARHKLVFVDRLLITLVHLRHGTTHDVLACWFGVDRSTVTRAIGEIRLLLAERGCTVEAGVRLRTLDEVIGHLEISGKTAILDATEIRVRRPAQGTPDRGRFISGKSKQNAVKAMVLTDADGRLPFCGETRPGSCPDITQARASGLVDLLDTGPWVEILADAGYQGLGAQTGGQVITPPHRKFRKNPPPWYEQMHAQAKHAHSSRRIRVEHGIAHLKNWKSLARHHNRREYLPQTIQAVAAVASHQQSTIRPLTTA